A genomic region of Tsukamurella pulmonis contains the following coding sequences:
- the mihF gene encoding integration host factor, actinobacterial type — protein sequence MALPTLTPEQRANALAKAAEVRAARAVIKADLKAGTTTLAEVLDRADEPAVGKLKVLALLQALPKVGKVKATEIMTELEIADTRRVAGLGERQRAHLLERFAA from the coding sequence ATGGCTCTCCCCACTCTCACCCCCGAACAGCGCGCCAACGCCCTCGCGAAGGCCGCCGAGGTCCGCGCAGCACGCGCCGTGATCAAGGCCGATCTGAAGGCTGGCACCACCACCTTGGCCGAGGTGCTCGACCGCGCAGACGAACCCGCCGTCGGCAAGCTGAAGGTCCTCGCGCTGCTGCAGGCCCTGCCGAAGGTCGGCAAGGTCAAGGCCACCGAGATCATGACGGAGCTGGAGATCGCCGACACCCGTCGTGTCGCTGGCCTCGGGGAGCGTCAGCGGGCCCATCTGCTGGAGAGGTTCGCCGCGTAG